From Candidatus Saccharibacteria bacterium, one genomic window encodes:
- the tuf gene encoding elongation factor Tu, whose translation MADFVRDKVHVNVGTIGHVDHGKTTLTAAITSVLSKTGQAQARSYDQIDNAPEERERGITIATSHQEYETANRHYAHVDCPGHADYVKNMITGAAQMDAAILVVSAADGPMPQTREHILLASQVGVKQIVVFMNKMDMADPELAELVEVEIRELLSKYGYDGDNAPIVKGSALKALEGDSEYEKSIIELVNDLDSYVDEPVRDTDKDFLMSVEDVFSIKGRGTVATGRIDRGVVKVGEEVEIVGIKDTQKTTVTGVEMFKKNLDQGQAGDNVGVLLRGIDREQIERGQVLAKPGTITPHTKFEAEVYVLKKEEGGRHTPFIKGYKPQFYFRTTDVTGEIFLPDGVEMVMPGDNINMDVELIAPIAMDEGLRFAIREGGRTVGSGVVTKIIK comes from the coding sequence ATGGCAGATTTTGTTCGAGATAAGGTACACGTTAATGTCGGGACTATTGGTCACGTTGATCATGGTAAAACAACTTTAACTGCTGCAATCACTTCAGTATTATCAAAAACTGGCCAAGCTCAGGCAAGGAGCTATGATCAGATTGACAATGCCCCAGAAGAAAGAGAAAGAGGGATTACAATTGCGACTTCCCATCAGGAATATGAGACTGCCAATCGCCACTATGCCCACGTAGACTGTCCTGGACACGCTGACTATGTCAAGAATATGATTACTGGTGCCGCTCAAATGGATGCTGCTATCTTGGTCGTTTCTGCTGCTGATGGTCCTATGCCCCAAACTAGGGAACACATTCTTCTAGCTAGCCAGGTGGGTGTTAAGCAGATCGTTGTGTTTATGAATAAAATGGATATGGCTGATCCAGAACTTGCTGAATTGGTAGAGGTTGAAATCCGTGAACTTTTAAGCAAGTATGGTTATGATGGTGATAATGCACCAATTGTTAAAGGTTCTGCATTGAAGGCTCTAGAGGGTGATAGTGAATATGAAAAGTCTATCATTGAACTAGTCAATGATTTGGATAGTTATGTAGATGAGCCAGTTCGTGACACTGATAAAGACTTTCTGATGTCAGTAGAAGACGTGTTTAGTATTAAGGGACGAGGAACAGTAGCTACCGGTAGAATTGACCGTGGTGTGGTAAAAGTTGGTGAAGAAGTTGAAATAGTAGGTATTAAAGATACTCAGAAGACTACCGTTACAGGTGTAGAAATGTTCAAAAAGAATCTAGACCAAGGTCAAGCTGGAGATAATGTTGGAGTTTTGCTTAGAGGTATTGATCGAGAACAAATCGAGAGAGGTCAAGTCCTAGCAAAACCGGGCACCATTACCCCTCATACCAAATTTGAAGCTGAAGTATATGTTCTCAAGAAAGAAGAAGGTGGACGACATACTCCCTTCATTAAGGGTTACAAGCCCCAATTTTACTTTAGGACTACTGATGTTACCGGTGAAATATTCTTGCCTGATGGCGTAGAAATGGTTATGCCTGGTGATAATATTAATATGGATGTAGAATTGATCGCTCCAATTGCAATGGATGAAGGCTTGCGTTTTGCAATCCGAGAAGGTGGTAGAA